The genomic region GAGCGGCACCTGTGCACCCACCCGTTCGGCACGCCCCGCGTCCCCCGCGTCGGCGTGGATGCCGGTGCGGATGATCCCCGGCGCCACCGCGACCACCCGGATGCCCTCGGCGGCGACCTCCTGGGCGAGGCCGACGGTGAGCGCCTCGACGCCGGCCTTGGCCGCGGCGTAGTGGACGTACTCCCCCGGCGCGCCGAGGCTGGCCGCCACCGAGCTGAGGTTGACCAGGACCCCGCCACGTCCGCCGTACGTCGTGCCCATCGCGTGGACCGCGGCCCGTGCGCAGAGCAGCGCCGCGCTGAGGTTGAGCGCGACGCTGTCGTGGATCACCTGGACAGGGGTCTCGGCGAGCGTCGCGAGGCGGAACGTCGCGCCGGCGCAGTTGACCACCCCGGTGACCGTGCCGTGCTCGGCGGCGCGGGCGAAGAGCCGGTCGAGGCCGCCGGGCTCGGTGACGTCGACGCGCACCAGCTGGCAGCCGGCGCCGGCGTCCTCGACGGCCAGGCGGCACTCCTCGGCGGCCTCGGTGTCCTCGCGGTAGCCGAGCACCAGGTCGTGCCCGTCGAGGGCCAGGCGCAGCGCGGTGGCGGCCCCGATGCCCCGGGTGCCGCCGGTGATGACGGTCAGTGGTCGGTGGCTCATCGGGCCATCATGCGCGCCGGGCGGGCTCCGCGTCCCGGCCCAGCAGCGCGGCGAGCGGGAGAGTGCCGACCGGGAGGCCGTGGCGGTCGTAGTAGTCGAACATCGCGAGCAGCCATTCGCGCTCGCGCTCTCCGAGAGCCGCGCCGTCGGTGGCGGCCCACTGCCGAGGGCTCACCACCTCCACCTCGACGCCGGCCTCGGCGGCCAGCTCCGCGACGCTGCTGCGCCGGGAGGCGAGCTCGTAGGTCGCGCCCTCGTGGCCCGGCTCGAGCAGCACGGTGGCGACCGCCTCGCCGACCTCGCGCAGGTCGGCGAACCCGAACGGTGCCTCGGCGCGGTAGGCCAGGCGCACCGGGCCGGTGAGGTCGAGGTTCTGCAGGTAGGCGCCGGGCTGGAGGATCGTCCAGGCCAGCCCGGAGCGGCGTACCAGGTCCTCGGCCACGGCCTTGCCCACGTGGTGCGGCAGCGCCGGGGCGTACGGCGAGGCCACCGAGTGGTAGCCGATCCGGCGCACCCGCGCCACGCGTGCGGCCTCGATCGCCGCGGCGACGTACGCCGGCTCGTCGGGGTGCAGGTTGGGCGCGACGACATACACCGCGTCGCACCCGCGCAGCGCGCCGGCCAGGTCGGGCCAGTCGGCCCGGCCCAGCGGCACGCCGACGGCGCCGCGGCCCTCGAGGGCGGCGAGGACCGATCGTCCGGTCTTGCCGTGTCCCCCGAGGACCGCGACGCGTGTCATCGGCCCTGGCCTCAGACGAGGTCCACGGCGGCGAACTGCGCCCCGGACGCGAGGTGGGCGTAGCCCGGCCCGCGGTCGAAGAACGGCTCCTCCGCGCCCTGCTCGGACGCCCGCGCGGCGCGCTCGGCCGCGGTGGCCGCGGCGTCGTAGGACAGCGTGTCGTCCTCCAGCGAGCCGGTGAGCACCACGCCGTAGTCACCGAGCGCGGCGTGCTCGGAGACCTTGCGCCACACCACGTCGCGCACCACGAGCTCGGGGTCGCGCTCGAGCGGGTCGCCCCACCCGCCACCGCCGGTGGTCCGGATCCGGACCACCTCGCCGGCCTTGATCTCCTCGGCGTCGGCGAGGGCGTCGACCTCGCGCTCGTTCGGGCCGCCCGGGTCGATGGTGACCTCGAAGGGCCGTCCCGCCTTGCCGCCCTTCACGCCCCAGCAGGCCAGGATCGAGCGGTCCGCGATGGACATGAAGTGGGCGTCCTTGAGCATCCGGATGTGCTTCTCATAGCCCAGGCCGCCGCGGAACTTGCCGGCGCCGCCGGAGTCCACGGCGAGGGTCAGCGCCTCGACACGGAACGGGAAGCGGGCCTCGGTGAACTCGCTGGGCAGGTTGCGGCTGTCCGGGACGACGTGGATGGTGTCCTCGCCGTCGGCGTAGTAGCGACCGCCGGAGCCGCCGCCGAGCACCTCGCGCATGAGGTACGGGCGGCCGTCGAGGTCCTCGCCGTACACGCCGGTGTAGCGGATGGTCTCCTGGTCGGCCGGCATCTTGCCGTCGACGGCCTTGGCGACCACGCCGGCCAGCACGCCGAGCAGCCGCAGGATCACGAACGTGCGGGCGTTGGTCGGCGCCGGGAAGACCGGCGTGAGCAGCGTGCCCGGCGGCGGGAAGCGCATCTCGATGAGCGGCACGATGCCCTCGTTGACGTCGAGCTCGGCCATCCGCTCGGGGGTGTCGGCGAGGTTGCGCAGGATCGGCGCCAGCCACTTCTTGAGGAAGACGCCGTCGCTGTAGTCGCCGCAGTGGTTGATCGGGCCCTTCGCCTGCGGACCGGTGCCGTCGAAGTCGATGATCAGCCGCTCGCCGTCGGGGTCGTCGGCCGCGGTGCGCGTCAGCGTGATCCGCTGGGTGTGCAGCTGCGGCTCCTCGACGCCGTCGTGCTCGGCGTAGTCCTCCCAGACCCACGAGCCGACCGGGATCTTGGAGAGGATCTCGCGGCGGTACGTCGCGGTGGTGCGCTCGATGATCGCGTCGAAGCAGGACTCCACGGTCTCGATGCCGTAGCGGTCGAAGAGCTCGCCCAGGCGGCGCGCGCCCATCAGGCACGCCGAGCACTCGGCGTCCAGGTCGGCGGCCAGCGAGTCCGGCATCCGCGAGTTGCGGGTCATGATGCTGAGCGCCGCCCGGTTGGGCACGCCGGCGTCCCACAGCCGGATCGGCGGGACCGCGAGGCCCTCCTCGAAGACGCTGGTGGCCGCGGACGGCATCGAGCCGGGGACCGCGCCGCCGATGTCGTCGTGGTGGCCGAAGGCCTGCACGAACGCGACGACCCGCCGCTCGCCCTCGGGGCCGGCGAAGACCGGCACGGTGACGCAGAGGTCGGGCAGGTGGCCGATGCCGCCCTCGGAGAGGTAGACGTCGTTGTGGAAGAAGACGTCGCCCTCGCGCATCTCCTCGATCGGGAAGTCCCGGGCGATCGGGTGCACGAGCGCGGAGTAGGAGCGTCCGGTGAGCTTGCGCAGCTTGCGGTCGTGGATGCCGGCGCGGAAGTCGTGGGCGTCGCGGATCATCGGGCTGCGCGAGGTGCGCCCGATGGCGGTCTCGACCTCCATCTCGACCGCGGCCAGGGAGCCCTGGACGATCTCGACGAGTACCGGGTCGGCGCTGGCGCCGGAGTCCGCGGTGAGCGGGCCGAAGGGGAACTGGGTGGGCGCGCGGCGGCTCCCGCCCTCGTTCGGCACGGGCGCGTCAGGCGTGGCGGTCACGCCGACGTTGCAGGTGCACATCAGTTGCTCTCCCTCGTGACGATGATGTTGAGGTGCTCGTCGACGCGGGCCGAGAAGCCCGGGTGCAGCGGCACGGTGGAGCCGAACTCCTCGATGATCGCCGGGCCCTGGACCACGGTGCCGGGGGCCAGGTCGGGGCGCCACAGCACCGGGGTGTCGACGTGGCCGGTCTCGGCCTCGAAGCAGACCGCGCGGCGGCTGCGCTCCGCGCCGGGGCCGCCGTCGCCGAGCGGGTGGCGGGCGATCTCCGGGCGCTTGATCGGGCCGATGCCCGAGACGCGCAGGTTGACCCACTCCACCTGCTGGCTGGGGTCGGTGGAGAAGTCGTAGCCGTAGAGCGCACGGTGCTCGGCGTGGAAGGCGTCGGCGACCTGCTGGAGCGCGGCGGCGTCGAGGTCGCCCTCGGGGACCGGGACCCGCACCTCGAAGGCCTGGCCGAAGTAGCGCAGGTCGGCGGTGCGCACGAACGAGCGCACCTCGGGGCCGAAGCCCTCGCCCTCGAGCGCCACGGCGGCCTGGCCGCTGAGCTCGTCGTACACGCCGGTGACGGTGGCCGGCTCGAGCGCCTCGGCGAGGCGGACGTGGGTCTGCACGTAGTCGTTCTTGACGTCCACGGTGAGCAGGCCGAACGCCGAGACGTTGCCCGGGTTCGGCGGGACCAGGACGGTCGGGATGCCGAGCACGTCCATCAGGCGGCACAGCAGCAGCGAGCCGGAGCCACCGAAGGTGACCAGCGCGAAGTCGCGCACGTCGAGGCCCCGCTTGACGGTGACCTGACGCAGCGCGTTGGCCTGGTTCCACGCGGAGATCTCGAGGATGCCCGTGGCGCAGGCCTCGGGGGTGAGGCCGAGCTCCTTGGCGAGGGTCTCGATGCCGGCGCGGGCCGCGTCGACGTCGAGCGGGATCTCACCGCCGAGCAGGTGCGGGGGGATCCGGCCCAGGAAGACGTGGGCGTCGGTGATCGTGACCTCGGTGCCGCCCTTGCCGTAGCACAGCGGGCCCGGGTCGGCGCCGGCCGAGTGCGGGCCGACCTTGAGGGTGCCCTCGGGCGAGAGCCAGGCGATCGAGCCGCCGCCGGCACCGACCGTGACCACGTCGATCATCGGGATCTTGGAGGGGAACGCGCCGACCGAGCCCTCGGTGGTCAGCGTCGGCTCGCCGCCGATGACGACCGAGACGTCGGTGGAGGTGCCGCCGCCGTCGCTGGTCAGGACCTTGTCGTAGCCGGCGACCTGGGCGATCAGGGCCGCACCGAGGGCGCCGGCCGCCGGGCCGGAGAGCACGGTGGTGATCGGCTGGTGCACGACCTCGGCCGCGGAGAGCACGCCGCCGTTGGACTTCATCACGTAGAACGGCACCGGGCGCTCGCCGGCGTAGGAGTTCAGGCGCTGGGCGATGTTGTTGACGTACGCCGAGAGCCGCGGCTTGACGGCGGCGTCGACCAGGGTGGTCATCGCCCGCTCGTACTCGCGGTACTCGCGCAGCACCTCGCTGCTGACCGAGACCACCGCGTCGGGGTGCTCCTCGGCCAGCACCTGGCGCATGCGCTCCTCGTGCTCGGGGTTGGCGTAGGCGTGCAGGAAGCACACGCCGAGGGTGTTGATGCCCCGGTCGCGGAACCAGCGGGCCACGCGGCGCGCGCCCTCGGTGTCGAAGGGGCGCACCTCCTCGCCGGTGAAGTCGAGGCGGCCCTCGACGCCCTGGACCAGGTCGCGGGGCACGATGCGGTCGGGCTTGACCCAGAAGTAGGAGTTGCCGTAGCCGTCGGGCACGGACTGGCGGGCGATCTCGAGCATCGCCTCGTAGCCGGTGTTGGTGATGAAGCCGAGCCGGTCGACCTTGCCCTCGAGGAGCTGGTTCGTGGCGACGGTGGTGCCGTGGCTGACGGCCGCGATGGCGTCGCCCTGGCCCTGGGGCAGCCCGAGCAGGCCGAGGACCTTCTCGATGCCGGCCATGAAGCCATCGGCGGGGTTGCTGGGGGTGGACGGGGTCTTGGTGGTGACCAGGTCGCCGGAGTCCTCATCGAGAGCCACGACATCGGTGAACGTGCCACCGGTGTCGATGCCGATCCGGATCCGGCGCTGCGCTGGGGTCGTCGCGTCGGGCATGGGTCGATTCAAGCCCGTGCAGCACGCCCTGAGCCATGTCATACCTTGCCCACGGATCGGCGATTCTCGGGCAGATCCTGCCTAGCGGTGGAGCGGGGTTTCCCAGAGACAGCAATAGTCCGCCACACCAGTGTCGTGAATCGCGCGAAACACGACACTGGTGTGGCGGACTATCTCGCCGGGGGCCGGGTCAGCCCCGCTCGCGGACCCGGTCCTCGAAGGCGGCGGCGATCTCGAGCAGGCGGCGCTCGCCGCCGTGCGGGGCGACCACCTGGATGCCGACCGGGAGCCCGTCGGCGGTGCGGCCCGCGGGCAGCGAGATCGCCGGGCAGCCGGTGACGGTGATGAAGTACGCCGAGCGCATCCAGTCCAGGTAGGTCTCCTGGGGGCGTCCGTTGATGTCGGTCGGGAACTCCTGGTCGACCGGGAACGGCGGCACCTGCGAGACCGGCAGCACCAGCACGTCGTGGCGCTCGAAGAACAGCCTCATCCGCTCCGCGAGCGTGGTGCGCTGGGTGTAGGCCCGGGCCACGTCGGCCCCGCTGAGCGGCGCTCCGGCCTCGATGTTGGCGGCCAGCGACTCCTTGAGCTCGCCGGGGTGCGCGGCCAGCAGCGGGCCGAGCTTGGCCTGGAAGTGCCAGGCGCGCAGGGTGCGGAAGGTGTCGTCGGCCTCGCGCAGGTCGGGGTGCGCGTCCTCGACGTGCGCACCGCCGGCGGTCCACACCGCCGCGGACTCGCGCACCACCCGGGCCACCTCGTGGTCGACCTCGAAGGCGCCGCCCAGGTCCACCGAGAGCGCGACCCGCAGGCCGGCCAGGCTGCCCGCCAGCGGCTCGGCGAAGAGCGACCCCGGCTCGCGCAGCGCCAGCGGCGCGCGCGGGTCCGGCCCGGCCAGCACCCCCAGCAGGAGCGCGAGGTCGCGCACGTCGCGCGCCATCGGCCCGCCGGTCGAGGTGGACTCCCACTGGTTGTACAGCGGCCACTCCGGCACCCGGCCGGTGCAGGGCCGCAGCCCCACGACCCCGCAGAACGACGCGGGGTTGCGCAGCGAGCCGCCCATGTCGGAGCCGTCGGCGAGCGGCACCATCCCGGAGGCCAGCGCCGCCGCCGCTCCCCCGCTCGACCCGCCGGCCGAGCGGCCGGGGTCGTGCGGGTTGCGGGTGACGCCGAAGACCCGGTTGAACGTGTGCGAGCCGGCGGCGAACTCCGGCACGTTGGTCTTGCCGATCAGCACGACGCCGGCGCGGCGTACCCGCTCGACGATCAGCTCGTCGGCCTCCGGCACGTGGTCGGCGAAGAGCGGCGAGCCGTACGTCGTGCGCCAGCCGCCGACCGCATGGGTGTCCTTGACCGCGAACGGCAGCCCGTGCAGCGGGCCGACCTCCGCCCCCGCGGCCAGCGCCTGGTCGGCCTCGGCCGCCGCCGCGCGGGCGCGGTCGGGGTCCAGCGAGACGATCGCGTTGATCTCGGGGTTGCGCTCGGCGATCCGGTCCAGGTGCAGGTCGAGCAGCTCGCGCGCGGAGATGCGGCGCGCGCGCACCGCGGCCAGCATGTCGCGGGCGGGCGAGTCGACGCTGAGGTCGGGCACGGGCGCGCTCACCGGATCGCTCACCGGCGCCGTCCGAGCAGTGCCCCGGCGACCACGCCGACGAGCACCAGGCCGGCACCGACGCCGATGCCCTTCACGAACTCCTCGGTGGACCCGGAGGCTGCCGCCTTGGCCGGGGCGGTGAAGACGCCGGGCTGGGCCGCGGGCGCCGCCGGCGCGGGGGCGCCCGGCTCGGCGGGAGCCGCAGCGGCCGGGACGGCTGCCGGGGCCGCGGCGGGCAGGCCGGAGGTGATGGCCTTCTCGACGTTGCCGAAGAACTCCGCCGCCATCCGCTTGGAGACGCTGGTCAGCATCCGCTGGCCGACGCCGCCGACCATGCCGCCGACGGTCGCGTCGGCCTCGTAGGCGACCTCGGTGCCGCCGTCGACGGCGGCGAAGCGTACGGCGACCGCGGCGTCCACGGTGCCGGGCGCCCCGGCGCCGCGCAGGTGCATGGTGAGCGACTGGTGCTGCTCGAGGTCGGAGAGCCGGCAGGTGCCGGTGTAGGTGCCCTTGATCGCGCCGACGCCGGCGCTGACGGTCATGTCGTAGGCGTTCTCACCGGTGGCCTCGAGCCGCTCGCAGCCCGGGATGGTGGCGACCAGCACCGCCGGGTCGAGCAGGGAGTCCCACACCTTCTCTACGGGTGCGGCGATGACGTTGGAACCGGCGATCTTCACGGGGTGTGCTCCTGACGCAGGGTGTGGAGGTCGGAGGGCGAGATGGGCATGGCGGTGATCGGGAAGCCCTCGGCGTCCTCGATCGCGGCCGCCACGACCGCGCTGACCGGGATGACCCCGGCTTCGCCCGCGCCCTTGATGCCGAGCGGGTTGAGCGGGCTCGGCGTCTCGAGGTGGTCGATGTCGATGCCGTCGGGGATCTCGGTGACGTAGGGCATCAAGAAGTCCATGAAGGAGGCGTTGAGCAGCTGCCCGGAGGGGTCGTAGGCCATCCGCTCGTAGAGCGCTCCCCCGATGCCCTGCGCCACCCCGCCGTGGATCTGTCCCTCGACGATCATCGGGTTGATCAGGTGGCCACAGTCGTGGACCACGGCGTACTTGAGGATCGTGACCTCGGCGGTGTCCGGGTCGGTCTCCACGATCGCGGCGTGCATGCCGGAGGCGAACGTCGCGCGCTGCGGGCTGTAGAAGTCCTTGCCCTCCAGGCCGGGCTCGTCGTCCTCGGCCACCGGCGGCTTGCCGGGGTCGCCGACCGCGAACTGGGTCGCGGCCTTGGACGCCTCGTCGAAGGCGTAGCGCAGCGGGTTCGACAGCACCGCGACGGTGCCGAGGTCCATGCGGGTGCCGGGCGAGCCCTTGACCTGAACGACGCCGTCCACGATCTCCAGGTCGGCCTCGTCGACCTCGAGGGCGTCCGCGGCGATCCGCAGCGCCTTCTCCTTGGCGCGCTTGGCCGCGAGGTGGATCGCCGAGCCGCTCATCACCGCGGCGCGGGAGGCGAAGGTGCCCACGGCGTACGGCATCCGGCGGGTGTCGCCGGTGACCACCTCGACGTCCTCGAAGCGCACGCCGAGCTCGTCGGCGACCAGCTGGGCGAACACCGTGGCGTGGCCCTGGCCCTGGGTGGTCAGGCCGGTGGCGACCTTGACCTTGCCGCTGGTCTCGATGTGCACGTGGGCGCCCTCGTAGGGACCGACGCCGGTGCCCTCGACGTAGCAGGCCAGGCCGATGCCGACGGTGCGCCCCTCGGCGGCCATCTTCTCGCGCAGGGCCGGGAACTCCTCCCAGCCGATCAGCTTCTTGAGCTTGACCAGCGAGGCGGGGTAGTCGCCGGAGTCGTACTCCAGCTCGCGGCCGTCCTGGAAGATCAGGCCCTGGTCGAAGGGGAACTCGTCGGGCTGGATGAAGTTGGCGGCGCGCACCTCGGTGCGGTCCTTGCCCAGGTACGCCGCGATCTTGTCCATCGTGCGCTCCATCGCGAAGCAGCCCTGCGGGCGGCCGGCGCCGCGGTACGGCGTGACGATCACGGTGTTGGTGTAGATCGACTCGAAGACGACCCGGTACACCTCGGGCTTGTAGGGCCCGAGCAGCTGGGTCGAGGTGATGATCGGGACGATCAGGCCGTACGGCGTGTAGGCGCCGTGGTCGTGCCAGAACATCACGTCGAGGCCGATGATGCGCCCGTCGTCGTCGAAGCCGACGTCGATGTGCTGCACCTGGCCGCGCTCGTGGGCCGAGGAGATGAAGTGCTCGCGGCGGTCCTCGGTGAACTTCACGGTGCGCCCCAGCAGGCGGGCCGCGAGCGGGACGAGGAGCTCCTCGGGCCAGGGGTGCATCACCTTGACGCCGAAGCCGCCGCCGACGTCGGGGGTGATCACGTCGACCTGGCCCAGGTCGAGACCGAGCTTGACCGCGACCGCGGCGCGCACGCCGGTCGAGGTCTGCGTCGAGGTCCACACCTGCAGGCGGTTGGTGTCGGCGTCCCAGCGCGCGACGGTGCCCCGACCCTCCAGCGGCGTGCAGGCGCTGCGCTCGATGTCGAGCTCGAGGTGGAGGCGGTGCGGCGCGCGGGCCAGCGCGGCCGCGACGTCGCCGGTGTTCTGCTCGCTGCGCGCGCCGACGTTGCCGGGTACGTCGTCGTGGACCAGGTGCTCGGCGGCGCGGGAGGCCTCGATGCCGACGACGGCCGGCAGCACCTCCCAGGTCACCTTGATCTTGTCCAGCGCGTCCTCGGCGATGTAGCGGTCCTCGGCGACGACGAACGCGACGGCCTCGCCGACGTAGTTCACCTCATCGCGTGCCAGGGCGTACTGGGTGCGGCCCTGGGTGAGGTCGGGGTGCGGGATCAGCAGCGGCAGTGGCTCGGCCATCTCCGGGGAGAGCGGGCCGAGGTCCTCGTAGGTCCAGACGACGTGCACGCCCTCGACGTCGAGGACGTCGCTC from Nocardioides sp. dk884 harbors:
- a CDS encoding hydantoinase B/oxoprolinase family protein, whose product is MTATPDAPVPNEGGSRRAPTQFPFGPLTADSGASADPVLVEIVQGSLAAVEMEVETAIGRTSRSPMIRDAHDFRAGIHDRKLRKLTGRSYSALVHPIARDFPIEEMREGDVFFHNDVYLSEGGIGHLPDLCVTVPVFAGPEGERRVVAFVQAFGHHDDIGGAVPGSMPSAATSVFEEGLAVPPIRLWDAGVPNRAALSIMTRNSRMPDSLAADLDAECSACLMGARRLGELFDRYGIETVESCFDAIIERTTATYRREILSKIPVGSWVWEDYAEHDGVEEPQLHTQRITLTRTAADDPDGERLIIDFDGTGPQAKGPINHCGDYSDGVFLKKWLAPILRNLADTPERMAELDVNEGIVPLIEMRFPPPGTLLTPVFPAPTNARTFVILRLLGVLAGVVAKAVDGKMPADQETIRYTGVYGEDLDGRPYLMREVLGGGSGGRYYADGEDTIHVVPDSRNLPSEFTEARFPFRVEALTLAVDSGGAGKFRGGLGYEKHIRMLKDAHFMSIADRSILACWGVKGGKAGRPFEVTIDPGGPNEREVDALADAEEIKAGEVVRIRTTGGGGWGDPLERDPELVVRDVVWRKVSEHAALGDYGVVLTGSLEDDTLSYDAAATAAERAARASEQGAEEPFFDRGPGYAHLASGAQFAAVDLV
- a CDS encoding SRPBCC family protein gives rise to the protein MKIAGSNVIAAPVEKVWDSLLDPAVLVATIPGCERLEATGENAYDMTVSAGVGAIKGTYTGTCRLSDLEQHQSLTMHLRGAGAPGTVDAAVAVRFAAVDGGTEVAYEADATVGGMVGGVGQRMLTSVSKRMAAEFFGNVEKAITSGLPAAAPAAVPAAAAPAEPGAPAPAAPAAQPGVFTAPAKAAASGSTEEFVKGIGVGAGLVLVGVVAGALLGRRR
- the cutA gene encoding aerobic carbon-monoxide dehydrogenase large subunit, which gives rise to MTTKLMGQKVQRTEDQRFLRGQGRYVDDVHADPSTLHAAVLRSPHAHARILDIDMSDVLDVEGVHVVWTYEDLGPLSPEMAEPLPLLIPHPDLTQGRTQYALARDEVNYVGEAVAFVVAEDRYIAEDALDKIKVTWEVLPAVVGIEASRAAEHLVHDDVPGNVGARSEQNTGDVAAALARAPHRLHLELDIERSACTPLEGRGTVARWDADTNRLQVWTSTQTSTGVRAAVAVKLGLDLGQVDVITPDVGGGFGVKVMHPWPEELLVPLAARLLGRTVKFTEDRREHFISSAHERGQVQHIDVGFDDDGRIIGLDVMFWHDHGAYTPYGLIVPIITSTQLLGPYKPEVYRVVFESIYTNTVIVTPYRGAGRPQGCFAMERTMDKIAAYLGKDRTEVRAANFIQPDEFPFDQGLIFQDGRELEYDSGDYPASLVKLKKLIGWEEFPALREKMAAEGRTVGIGLACYVEGTGVGPYEGAHVHIETSGKVKVATGLTTQGQGHATVFAQLVADELGVRFEDVEVVTGDTRRMPYAVGTFASRAAVMSGSAIHLAAKRAKEKALRIAADALEVDEADLEIVDGVVQVKGSPGTRMDLGTVAVLSNPLRYAFDEASKAATQFAVGDPGKPPVAEDDEPGLEGKDFYSPQRATFASGMHAAIVETDPDTAEVTILKYAVVHDCGHLINPMIVEGQIHGGVAQGIGGALYERMAYDPSGQLLNASFMDFLMPYVTEIPDGIDIDHLETPSPLNPLGIKGAGEAGVIPVSAVVAAAIEDAEGFPITAMPISPSDLHTLRQEHTP
- a CDS encoding SDR family oxidoreductase, with the translated sequence MTRVAVLGGHGKTGRSVLAALEGRGAVGVPLGRADWPDLAGALRGCDAVYVVAPNLHPDEPAYVAAAIEAARVARVRRIGYHSVASPYAPALPHHVGKAVAEDLVRRSGLAWTILQPGAYLQNLDLTGPVRLAYRAEAPFGFADLREVGEAVATVLLEPGHEGATYELASRRSSVAELAAEAGVEVEVVSPRQWAATDGAALGEREREWLLAMFDYYDRHGLPVGTLPLAALLGRDAEPARRA
- a CDS encoding amidase codes for the protein MSAPVPDLSVDSPARDMLAAVRARRISARELLDLHLDRIAERNPEINAIVSLDPDRARAAAAEADQALAAGAEVGPLHGLPFAVKDTHAVGGWRTTYGSPLFADHVPEADELIVERVRRAGVVLIGKTNVPEFAAGSHTFNRVFGVTRNPHDPGRSAGGSSGGAAAALASGMVPLADGSDMGGSLRNPASFCGVVGLRPCTGRVPEWPLYNQWESTSTGGPMARDVRDLALLLGVLAGPDPRAPLALREPGSLFAEPLAGSLAGLRVALSVDLGGAFEVDHEVARVVRESAAVWTAGGAHVEDAHPDLREADDTFRTLRAWHFQAKLGPLLAAHPGELKESLAANIEAGAPLSGADVARAYTQRTTLAERMRLFFERHDVLVLPVSQVPPFPVDQEFPTDINGRPQETYLDWMRSAYFITVTGCPAISLPAGRTADGLPVGIQVVAPHGGERRLLEIAAAFEDRVRERG
- a CDS encoding SDR family oxidoreductase → MSHRPLTVITGGTRGIGAATALRLALDGHDLVLGYREDTEAAEECRLAVEDAGAGCQLVRVDVTEPGGLDRLFARAAEHGTVTGVVNCAGATFRLATLAETPVQVIHDSVALNLSAALLCARAAVHAMGTTYGGRGGVLVNLSSVAASLGAPGEYVHYAAAKAGVEALTVGLAQEVAAEGIRVVAVAPGIIRTGIHADAGDAGRAERVGAQVPLGRAGEPAEVADAVAWLMSAEASYVTGTTLRVGGGR
- a CDS encoding hydantoinase/oxoprolinase family protein, which produces MPDATTPAQRRIRIGIDTGGTFTDVVALDEDSGDLVTTKTPSTPSNPADGFMAGIEKVLGLLGLPQGQGDAIAAVSHGTTVATNQLLEGKVDRLGFITNTGYEAMLEIARQSVPDGYGNSYFWVKPDRIVPRDLVQGVEGRLDFTGEEVRPFDTEGARRVARWFRDRGINTLGVCFLHAYANPEHEERMRQVLAEEHPDAVVSVSSEVLREYREYERAMTTLVDAAVKPRLSAYVNNIAQRLNSYAGERPVPFYVMKSNGGVLSAAEVVHQPITTVLSGPAAGALGAALIAQVAGYDKVLTSDGGGTSTDVSVVIGGEPTLTTEGSVGAFPSKIPMIDVVTVGAGGGSIAWLSPEGTLKVGPHSAGADPGPLCYGKGGTEVTITDAHVFLGRIPPHLLGGEIPLDVDAARAGIETLAKELGLTPEACATGILEISAWNQANALRQVTVKRGLDVRDFALVTFGGSGSLLLCRLMDVLGIPTVLVPPNPGNVSAFGLLTVDVKNDYVQTHVRLAEALEPATVTGVYDELSGQAAVALEGEGFGPEVRSFVRTADLRYFGQAFEVRVPVPEGDLDAAALQQVADAFHAEHRALYGYDFSTDPSQQVEWVNLRVSGIGPIKRPEIARHPLGDGGPGAERSRRAVCFEAETGHVDTPVLWRPDLAPGTVVQGPAIIEEFGSTVPLHPGFSARVDEHLNIIVTRESN